A window from Malania oleifera isolate guangnan ecotype guangnan chromosome 7, ASM2987363v1, whole genome shotgun sequence encodes these proteins:
- the LOC131160934 gene encoding copper-transporting ATPase HMA4-like, giving the protein MSLFKGPPTMEFLQGSKSLPASGVSVAEEMDKRGTMCYEDEDDEKYVEVSKQFCVHGDLSMAPEWQILKDRFPPEVEVLYVGSLKAEIEPAERKEVAQFLLKKFGCVPTFLSNEIQDKFYHGFCKYYLWPLFHYILPVSPINDAQFNLSQWHAYVRANQIFANKVLEVLNNPYEDFVLIHDYHLMAMSSYLRKKIHQAIMIKARVEGSGFQVDEFSESSIAACRLKIKGMTCTGCAESVERALLMVDGVKKAMVGLALEEAKVYFDPNVTNTNHIIEAIEDTGLEADLISSGNDVNKVHLKLEGVSSLEEMNFVQSSLEFVEGVNQVEMDMEGSAVTVSYDPNLTDPRSLLHCIQEAGRDAKRYNATLFHPPRRREREQEHEIQIYRNQFFWSYLFSVPVFVLSMVLPMLHPYGNCLDYMVYNTLTVGMLLRWILCTPV; this is encoded by the exons ATGTCTTTGTTCAAGGGTCCTCCTACAATGGAGTTTTTGCAAGGGTCAAAGTCGCTTCCTGCTAGCGGGGTCTCGGTAGCCGAGGAAATGGATAAAAGGGGAACAATGTGTTATGAGGATGAAGATGATGAGAAATATGTGGAGGTTTCTAAGCAGTTCTGTGTACATGGGGATTTGTCAATGGCGCCAGAATGGCAGATC CTAAAGGATAGGTTTCCACCGGAGGTTGAGGTCTTGTATGTGGGGAGTTTGAAGGCGGAGATCGAACCGGCGGAGCGGAAAGAGGTTGCCCAATTCTTGTTGAAGAAGTTTGGGTGCGTGCCTACTTTTTTGTCCAATGAAATTCAGGACAAGTTCTACCATGGATTCTGTAAGTATTACCTTTGGCCTCTGTTTCATTATATATTGCCTGTTTCACCAATCAATGATGCCCAGTTCAACCTGTCTCAGTGGCATGCCTATGTAAGAGCAAACCAGATTTTTGCCAATAAGGTCTTGGAGGTGCTAAACAACCCTTATGAGGACTTCGTCTTGATACATGATTATCACCTCATGGCTATGTCATCTTATCTGCGGAAAAAAATTCACCAAGCAATAATGATAAAAGCAAGGGTAGAAGGTTCTGGTTTTCAAGTTGATGAGTTTTCAGAGTCAAGTATAGCAGCATGCCGGCTAAAAATTAAAGGAATGACATGCACCGGCTGTGCTGAGTCTGTTGAACGTGCCCTTTTAATGGTTGATGGAGTGAAAAAAGCTATGGTTGGTCTTGCCCTTGAAGAAGCAAAGGTCTATTTTGATCCAAATGTCACTAATACTAACCACATCATTGAAGCAATAGAAGATACTGGCCTTGAAGCCGATCTTATAAGCTCTGGCAATGATGTTAACAAAGTGCACCTAAAACTTGAAGGAGTGAGTTCTCTGGAAGAAATGAATTTTGTTCAATCCTCTCTTGAGTTTGTTGAAGGTGTGAATCAAGTTGAAATGGACATGGAGGGAAGTGCAGTAACTGTTAGTTATGACCCGAACCTCACTGACCCAAGATCTCTTTTGCATTGCATTCAGGAAGCTGGGCGTGACGCCAAAAGGTATAATGCAACCTTGTTCCATCCTCCTAGACGAAGAGAAAGAGAGCAGGAGCATGAAATACAGATATATAGAAACCAGTTCTTCTGGAGCTACCTATTTTCAGTTCCTGTTTTTGTTCTTTCTATGGTACTTCCAATGCTTCATCCTTATGGCAACTGCTTAGATTATATGGTGTACAACACGCTCACTGTTGGCATGCTTCTAAGATGGATCCTTTGTACACCAGTGTAG
- the LOC131160081 gene encoding uncharacterized protein LOC131160081 translates to MDEETQSTSQNLAQFTVNSNRNGDLGVDCSDLLAACALCRRNFSPNNEAAGDLEAICGDCKFLLLEDHGTPVQDPNQMLSGRRRRSRRYSSSESIEDHFSQQFSQMINLARQNESTVFGHENLPVNGDAAAARLFQRTSSHTTPSGSRRWSRVLSDTESEGFDNLDSIYGESESSISFSGYRVFHGESDVISFSAYGGDSDASVDGHSFLDTEIFTHPDEGSDLDSDTDIDPMHAGPSEWNLDEEEDGEDDDDDGEWEEADTEENAVESATTGVRLPNFLTSGLGESIGHEIWRSLFGVPEFERVRWGIREGAQTASIFAGSEGSRLSRYVGNSGDYLDGRGFEELLENLAGADSLRRGSPPASASFVNNMPRMIVKEEHLKHDGLACAICKDHLSVGTEVNQLPCFHIYHPSCILPWLSARNSCPLCRYELPTDDKDYEEGKQRASLQMESREIQSQGVNEDGYSDVTDGGEVDEAGEYSQGRLLLGEPMDVDPAESDSSGRDGRRGRWFFLAAAAPIVSLVGMVLVLWLGNPLAEGRGSRGRPGFAEQGQRQNQSSPHRRENPSRRWWYLF, encoded by the coding sequence ATGGATGAAGAGACGCAGAGTACCTCCCAGAACTTGGCTCAGTTCACTGTGAATAGCAATAGGAATGGTGATTTAGGAGTTGACTGTTCTGACTTATTGGCAGCATGTGCTCTTTGTAGAAGAAATTTTTCACCTAATAATGAGGCAGCTGGTGATCTTGAAGCTATATGTGGGGACTGTAAATTCTTGTTACTTGAAGATCATGGAACCCCTGTTCAGGACCCTAACCAAATGCTgtctggaagaagaagaagaagcagaaggtACAGTAGTTCCGAGTCAATTGAGGATCATTTCTCACAGCAGTTCTCGCAAATGATTAATCTGGCGAGACAAAACGAATCCACGGTCTTTGGACATGAGAATCTACCTGTAAATGGTGATGCCGCTGCTGCAAGGCTATTCCAGCGCACAAGTTCCCATACTACCCCTAGTGGGTCTAGGAGATGGTCACGGGTGTTGTCTGATACTGAAAGTGAGGGCTTTGATAATTTGGACTCTATTTATGGAGAGAGTGAATCAAGTATAAGCTTTAGTGGGTACAGGGTATTTCATGGTGAGAGTGATGTTATTTCTTTTAGTGCTTATGGAGGAGATTCTGATGCTTCTGTGGATGGACATAGTTTTCTGGATACCGAAATATTTACCCATCCAGATGAGGGAAGTGATCTTGATAGTGATACTGATATTGACCCAATGCATGCTGGTCCCAGTGAATGGAACTTAGATGAAGAAGAGGATGGCGAGGATGACGACGATGATGGTGAATGGGAAGAAGCTGATACTGAGGAAAACGCAGTTGAATCAGCAACAACTGGAGTCCGGCTCCCAAATTTTCTCACTTCAGGCCTTGGTGAAAGCATTGGCCATGAAATTTGGCGCAGTCTTTTTGGTGTTCCTGAATTTGAACGTGTACGCTGGGGAATTAGGGAAGGCGCACAGACTGCTAGCATCTTTGCTGGTTCAGAGGGATCAAGGTTATCTCGTTATGTTGGGAATTCTGGGGATTACCTTGATGGTAGAGGCTTTGAGGAACTGCTAGAGAATCTTGCAGGGGCAGACAGCTTGAGACGAGGTTCACCTCCTGCGTCTGCATCTTTTGTTAATAATATGCCGCGCATGATTGTTAAGGAGGAACATTTGAAGCATGATGGTTTGGCCTGTGCAATCTGCAAGGATCATCTTTCTGTTGGGACCGAAGTGAACCAGCTTCCCTGTTTTCATATCTATCACCCTTCCTGCATCTTGCCGTGGTTGAGCGCACGAAACTCATGCCCCCTTTGTCGGTACGAGCTTCCTACTGATGACAAAGACTATGAAGAGGGTAAGCAGAGGGCTAGTCTTCAAATGGAAAGCCGGGAAATCCAGTCACAGGGTGTGAATGAGGATGGTTACTCTGATGTGACTGATGGAGGTGAAGTCGATGAAGCCGGTGAATATAGTCAAGGTAGACTGCTGCTGGGAGAGCCCATGGATGTAGATCCCGCCGAAAGTGACTCCTCTGGCAGGGATGGTAGAAGAGGGAGATGGTTTTTTCTCGCTGCTGCAGCTCCAATTGTCTCACTTGTGGGTATGGTTCTTGTGTTGTGGTTGGGCAATCCTCTGGCAGAAGGAAGAGGGTCTAGAGGCCGTCCTGGCTTTGCTGAGCAGGGCCAGCGTCAAAATCAAAGTTCCCCACACCGAAGGGAGAACCCGAGCAGGAGGTGGTGGTATCTATTCTAA